In the Salvelinus fontinalis isolate EN_2023a chromosome 34, ASM2944872v1, whole genome shotgun sequence genome, one interval contains:
- the LOC129833596 gene encoding aldehyde dehydrogenase family 3 member B1-like — MASQSEVIDRLRATFRSGVTFPEQFRMTQLQSLLSLVEENEQLIQDALHKDLHKPKFETVLSEIQITLNDLYFAMEHLRTWMQPEYNIGKNLATRMDDCFIRREPLGVVLIIGAWNYPLHLILLPLVAAIAAGNCAILKPSEICQATEQLLAELIPKYLSQDCYAVLCGGAEDTKSLLKNKFDHIFYTGSQVVARSILLAAAPHLTPVTLELGGKSPCFIYGHIDIQKAAKRLCWSKFFNTGQSCVAPDYVLCTAQTRDALLPALRETLRTFYGPDPGASLDMGRIVTPRHWRRLMDMLEKSKGKVVIGGESREEDRYIAPTVLVDVQESDALMQEEIFGPILPILTIESLEEGIDYINRQEKPLALYVFSDETSVVTTVLNNTSSGGFCGNDGIVHMALPGLPFGGVGASGMGSYHGRWGFETFSHRRGCMNRSWLLERVNVLRYPPYSDYNLGWLRWATTFKKNSWGGCSVM; from the exons ATGGCCAGCCAGAGCGAGGTGATTGACAGGTTGAGAGCTACTTTCCGGTCAGGCGTGACCTTTCCAGAGCAGTTCCGTATGACCCAGCTCCAGAGCCTTCTCTCCCTGGTCGAAGAAAACGAGCAGCTGATACAAGATGCTCTCCACAAGGACCTCCATAAG cCCAAGTTTGAGACGGTCCTGTCAGAGATTCAGATAACCCTGAATGACCTGTACTTCGCCATGGAACACCTCAGGACCTGGATGCAGCCGGAATACAACATTGGCAAGAATCTG GCCACTAGGATGGATGACTGTTTCATACGCAGGGAACCCTTGGGGGTAGTTTTAATCATCGGGGCGTGGAACTACCCTCTCCATCTTATTCTCTTACCTTTGGTTGCTGCAATTGCTGCAG GAAACTGTGCCATTCTGAAGCCGTCAGAGATCTGTCAGGCCACCGAGCAACTCCTGGCAGAACTCATCCCCAAATACCTGTCTCAG GACTGCTATGCAGTACTATGTGGTGGAGCAGAGGACACCAAGTCATTGCTGAAGAATAAATTTGACCACATCTTCTACACAG GTTCCCAGGTGGTGGCCCGCTCCATCCTGCTAGCGGCGGCGCCTCACCTGACCCCCGTCACCCTGGAGCTGGGTGGCAAGAGCCCCTGCTTCATCTATGGCCATATTGACATCCAGAAGGCCGCCAAGCGCCTGTGCTGGTCCAAGTTCTTCAACACTGGCCAGAGCTGTGTGGCACCCGACTACGTCCTCTGCACAGCCCAGACCCGGGATGCCCTGCTGCCCGCTCTCCGGGAGACCCTGCGGACCTTCTACGGGCCGGACCCCGGAGCGAGCCTGGACATGGGGCGCATAGTCACCCCACGCCACTGGAGACGCCTGATGGACATGCTGGAGAAGTCCAAGGGGAAGGTGGTGATCGGAGGGGAGAGCCGCGAGGAGGACAGGTATATTG CTCCCACAGTGCTGGTAGACGTACAGGAGTCTGATGCTCTAATGCAGGAGGAGATCTTTGGCCCCATCTTGCCCATCCTAACCATAGAGTCTCTGGAGGAGGGCATAGACTACATCAACCGCCAAGAGAAACCCCTGGCCCTCTACGTCTTCTCTGACGAGACCTCG gtggtgaccacagtGTTGAACAACACCAGTAGTGGTGGTTTCTGCGGCAATGATGGTATAGTACACATGGCCTTGCCAGGCCTGCCCTTTGGAGGAGTAG gTGCCAGTGGGATGGGTAGCTACCACGGCCGCTGGGGCTTTGAGACATTCAGCCACAGGCGGGGCTGTATGAACCGGAGCTGGTTGCTGGAGAGGGTCAACGTCCTGCGCTACCCGCCCTACAGCGACTACAACCTGGGCTGGTTGCGCTGGGCCACCACCTTCAAGAAGAACAGCTGGGGAGGCTGCTCAGTCATGTGA